CGGGCGACGTGTAGATCACCCACGGCACCGTTTCGAGATTGACGTGGCTGTTCTGGCCCGCGATGAGTTCGGCGACCGCGACCCCTTCCTCGGACGACTTGTGCGCGAGCATCGGACCGCGCACGACGTCGCCGATCGCGAAGACGTTCGGCAGATTGGTGCGGCAATAGTCGTCGACCTCGATGAAGCCGCGTTCGTCGACCTTGAGCCCGACTGCCTCCGCGCCGATGCTCGCCGAGTTCGGCACGCGACCGATCGCCACGATCAGCTTGTCGAACTCCGCCTTGTGCACGCCGTCCTTGTCCCCGTACTTGACCGCAACCTTGTCCTTGCTCTTGGCGACACTTTCGATCTTCACGCCGGTGTGGATGACGAGGCCGAGTTCCTTCGAGAATATGCGGAACGCTTCCTTTGCGACCTGAGCGTCGACGGCCCCGAGGAAGGAAGGCAGCGCTTCGAGTACCGTCACCTCGGCGCCCAGCCGTCGCCAGACGCTTCCCATCTCCAGCCCGATCACGCCGGCACCGACCACGCCGAGCTTGCGCGGGACTTCGGCCAAGGCGAGCGCGCCCTCGTTGTCGAGGATGAGTTCATTGTCGACTTCCGCCATGGGCAGCGGCCGCGGCAACGAGCCCGTGGCAATGATGACGTTCTTTGCCTGGATCACCTCGGACTTGTCACCGTCGCTCACCTGGATGCCGCAGGTCGCGCCGGCGGAGACGAGCCGTCCGCGGCCATGCAGGGACGACACC
The sequence above is a segment of the Betaproteobacteria bacterium genome. Coding sequences within it:
- a CDS encoding dihydrolipoyl dehydrogenase; its protein translation is VSSLHGRGRLVSAGATCGIQVSDGDKSEVIQAKNVIIATGSLPRPLPMAEVDNELILDNEGALALAEVPRKLGVVGAGVIGLEMGSVWRRLGAEVTVLEALPSFLGAVDAQVAKEAFRIFSKELGLVIHTGVKIESVAKSKDKVAVKYGDKDGVHKAEFDKLIVAIGRVPNSASIGAEAVGLKVDERGFIEVDDYCRTNLPNVFAIGDVVRGPMLAHKSSEEGVAVAELIAGQNSHVNLETVPWVIYTSPEIAWVGRNEQELKEAGIAYRSGMFPFTANGRARSLGETDGFVKILADAESDRILGVHILGPFASELIAEAVIAMEFGASAEDIARSVHAHPSLSEVMHEAALGVDDRSLHI